One genomic window of Polyangium aurulentum includes the following:
- a CDS encoding nucleotidyltransferase family protein → MWGIVPAAGRGSRIQPLAFSKELLPVGSRLDGDIERPCAVSEYLVERMIRGGADKICFVISPGKSDIMEYYGGSYGDAAIAYVVQPQASGLCDAIFRAAPLIAPDEPVIVGLPDTVWFPDTALAELPDDVLSFLLFPVDRPEFFDAVVLERDDCVREIQVKQKGATSHWIWGAFKMPGRVLEDLRRLWIQRERRDEYIGTLVNAYLANGGRAVGVKAGRSYVDVGTLHGYREAITLLSETAERRGEGCTGARVALGWPGGLAELRVDGAGEGGRLRASPPPGGDQ, encoded by the coding sequence ATGTGGGGGATCGTTCCGGCCGCCGGGCGGGGCAGCCGCATTCAACCGCTCGCGTTCTCGAAGGAGCTGTTGCCCGTGGGCAGCCGCCTCGACGGCGACATCGAGCGCCCCTGCGCGGTGAGCGAATACCTCGTCGAGCGCATGATCCGCGGCGGCGCCGACAAGATCTGCTTCGTCATCTCGCCGGGCAAATCCGACATCATGGAGTATTACGGCGGCAGCTATGGCGACGCGGCCATCGCGTACGTCGTGCAGCCGCAGGCGAGCGGCCTTTGCGACGCCATCTTCCGCGCCGCCCCGCTCATCGCGCCCGACGAGCCCGTCATCGTCGGTTTGCCCGACACGGTGTGGTTCCCGGACACGGCGCTCGCCGAGCTGCCGGACGACGTCCTCTCCTTCCTCCTGTTCCCCGTGGACCGCCCCGAGTTCTTCGACGCGGTGGTGCTCGAGCGCGACGACTGCGTCCGCGAGATCCAGGTGAAGCAAAAGGGCGCCACGTCCCACTGGATCTGGGGCGCCTTCAAGATGCCGGGCCGTGTCCTCGAGGACCTGCGGCGGCTGTGGATCCAGCGCGAGCGGCGCGATGAGTACATCGGCACCCTGGTGAACGCGTATCTCGCCAATGGCGGGAGGGCGGTCGGCGTCAAGGCGGGGCGTTCCTATGTCGATGTCGGCACGCTCCACGGCTATCGCGAGGCGATCACCCTGCTCAGCGAGACGGCCGAGCGGCGCGGCGAGGGGTGCACGGGCGCGCGCGTGGCCCTTGGCTGGCCGGGCGGCCTCGCCGAATTGCGCGTGGATGGGGCGGGGGAGGGGGG
- a CDS encoding CgeB family protein has protein sequence MKIVVFGLTISSSWGNGHATLWRGLCRALAARGHKVVFYEHDVPYYASNRDLDRVPGGELILYGAWSDIRARAIADVRDADVAMVTSYCPHGIEATEVVRAEHRALRVFYDLDTPVTLSRLSRGEAITYIGPRGLADFDLVLSYTGGVALRRLKDQLGARRVAPLYGHVDPDVHRPVEPIGRFTSDLSYLGTYAQDRQAALEALFIEPARRRPERRFLIGGAQYPQDFPWTENIFFVRHLPPPEHPAFFASSRLTLNITRKAMAEMGWCPSGRLFEAAACGAPILTDDWEGLDAFFTPGREILVAKSTDEAVAALDLDEAELLRISKSARERVLAEHTSAQRARDFEAAIEATRSDRAQPAREMMEA, from the coding sequence ATGAAAATCGTCGTGTTCGGGTTGACCATCAGCTCGTCCTGGGGAAACGGGCACGCCACCCTCTGGCGAGGCCTGTGCCGGGCCCTCGCGGCCCGCGGGCACAAGGTCGTCTTCTACGAGCACGACGTGCCTTATTACGCCTCGAACCGCGACCTCGACCGAGTCCCGGGCGGCGAGCTGATCCTCTACGGCGCCTGGTCCGACATCCGGGCGCGCGCGATCGCCGACGTGCGCGACGCGGACGTCGCCATGGTGACGTCGTACTGCCCGCACGGCATCGAGGCCACCGAGGTTGTCCGGGCCGAACATCGGGCTTTGCGCGTGTTTTACGACCTCGACACGCCCGTGACCCTGTCACGCCTGAGCCGGGGCGAGGCGATCACGTACATCGGGCCGCGTGGCCTCGCCGATTTCGACCTCGTGCTCAGCTACACGGGCGGCGTCGCGCTCCGGCGGCTGAAGGATCAGCTCGGCGCGAGGCGGGTCGCGCCGCTCTACGGGCACGTCGATCCGGACGTGCACCGCCCTGTCGAGCCCATCGGGCGCTTCACCTCGGACCTCTCCTATCTCGGCACCTACGCCCAGGATCGCCAGGCCGCGCTCGAGGCGCTCTTCATCGAGCCGGCGCGGCGGCGGCCCGAGCGAAGGTTTCTGATCGGGGGAGCGCAATATCCGCAAGACTTCCCCTGGACGGAGAACATCTTCTTCGTGCGGCACCTGCCGCCTCCGGAGCACCCGGCGTTCTTCGCGTCCTCGCGCCTCACGCTCAACATCACGCGCAAGGCCATGGCCGAGATGGGCTGGTGTCCGTCGGGGCGCCTGTTCGAGGCCGCCGCGTGCGGGGCGCCCATCCTGACCGACGACTGGGAGGGGCTCGACGCCTTCTTCACGCCGGGCCGGGAGATCCTCGTCGCGAAGAGCACGGACGAGGCCGTGGCGGCGCTCGATCTGGACGAGGCGGAGCTTTTGCGCATCTCGAAGAGTGCCCGTGAGCGGGTGCTCGCCGAGCACACCTCCGCGCAGCGCGCCCGCGATTTCGAGGCGGCGATCGAGGCAACCCGTTCGGACCGGGCCCAGCCGGCCCGCGAGATGATGGAGGCATAG
- a CDS encoding PIG-L deacetylase family protein, which yields MSALARKDEVDAAAGLRALAHELFPDLHPRGEIRWLVVAAHPDDETIGATWVLSRSDSASVLHVTDGAPHDRALWSPDAPDTREAYARLRAEEMRAALGLAGVGPERIHRLGFADQKACAALAELSLQVADVLAALRPDIVLVHPYEGGHPDHDAAAFAVRAASGLLARNRIAGPRIAEMTSYHRFEGQLRTGVFLPGGGKAAERVLGTEERALKTRMLRSFASQSRVLVPFGVQAERFRAAPAYDFTRPPHEGPLHYETLGWPMTGARWRELAGTALRELGLGESRWR from the coding sequence ATGAGCGCGCTCGCACGCAAGGACGAAGTCGACGCCGCCGCGGGGCTCCGCGCCCTCGCGCACGAGCTTTTTCCGGACCTGCACCCGAGGGGAGAGATCCGGTGGCTCGTGGTGGCGGCTCACCCCGATGACGAGACCATCGGGGCCACGTGGGTGCTTTCGCGCAGCGACAGCGCCTCGGTGCTTCACGTGACCGACGGCGCGCCGCACGACCGGGCGCTCTGGTCGCCCGACGCGCCCGACACGCGCGAGGCCTATGCGCGCCTGCGCGCGGAGGAGATGCGCGCGGCCCTGGGGCTCGCCGGCGTGGGGCCCGAGCGGATCCATCGCCTCGGATTCGCCGATCAAAAGGCCTGCGCGGCGCTCGCGGAGCTAAGCCTCCAGGTGGCCGACGTGCTCGCGGCCTTGCGACCGGACATCGTCCTCGTGCACCCCTACGAGGGCGGCCACCCCGACCACGACGCCGCCGCATTCGCCGTCCGCGCGGCGTCGGGCTTGCTCGCGCGCAACCGCATTGCGGGGCCGCGGATTGCGGAGATGACGTCCTATCACCGATTCGAGGGGCAGCTCCGCACGGGCGTCTTTCTCCCCGGCGGGGGCAAGGCGGCCGAGCGCGTGCTCGGGACCGAGGAGCGCGCCCTCAAGACGCGCATGCTCCGGTCCTTCGCCTCGCAATCGCGGGTGCTCGTGCCCTTTGGCGTGCAGGCGGAGCGGTTTCGCGCGGCCCCGGCGTACGACTTCACCCGTCCTCCGCACGAGGGCCCGCTCCATTACGAGACCCTCGGCTGGCCGATGACCGGGGCCCGGTGGCGCGAGCTCGCGGGGACGGCCCTGCGCGAGCTGGGGCTCGGGGAGAGTCGATGGCGCTGA